The Apium graveolens cultivar Ventura chromosome 3, ASM990537v1, whole genome shotgun sequence sequence GTTTTTTCACCTAGTTGAATAAATAAAAGACATGCTATACCTATCCATATGTACATTttccttattttttattttcatcatatatatattgcagataaAGATAAGAACATAACCGAAAACTCGAAGATAAACACAGGTCCGCAGCCAACACGTGTCGTCAACACGTGTTCGTAACCGGACCGTACAAATCCAGTTCGTTCCAAACCGGGTTGTAATTCCCCGGTCCATTAACTCCAGTCGGATCATATCGACCCGCCTAGGGCTCCATATACACAAACACAATCACAATCCTCAATCACATTCCAAATCAATGAAAAAAAATCACTTCTAACTTCTAAATTACACACACAACTAGAACCAATTTGAAGCTGTAACGCAGCGAGGAGATGCGAGGAGAATGTGGAAAcaagttagagaaagagaaacAGGCTTTATTAACCCTAAATTGTTCGCTAATCGAGTTAAATCAAACAGAAATTTATCGCTTCAGCTCTCTAATTGTAAAGAAATCGTCTCTGCTCACCGTGGCGCCATTAATTCGCTTCAGGTATTTTTGATTTTTTACTGTTGGTTTTTAGTAGGAATTTTTCGTGTTTTTCGTGATTGAATTGTTTGAGTTTAACTTAAGTAGGAAGTAATTGTGTGATAGATTAAGCGGTCGTAGAAGCGCGGTGATTATAAATGTGGAGTTCAAAAACAACTGGTTGATTAGGATAATGGGAGATACATGCTTAATCGTCTCGATGTAGAATGGGAGATGGCTTATTTAAATTAAGCATTTGTAGAAGCGTGATGATTACTACTTAGCCATATGATGTTTAAATGTTTATCGAGATTTTAATCGTCTCTATGTATAAATGTTTATCGAGAATGGGAGATGTCTTATTTAAATTAAGCATTTGTAGAATCGTGATGATTACTACTTAGCTGTTTAAATGTTTATCGAGATTTTAATCGTCTCGATGTATAAATGTTTATCGAGAATGGGAGATGGCTTAGTTAAATTAAGCATTTGTAGAATCGTTATGATTACTACTTAGCTATATGATGTTTTAATGTTTATCGAGATTTTAATCGTCTCGATGTATAAATGTTTATTGAGAATGGGAGATGGCTTATTTAAGTTAAGCATTTGTAGAAGCGTGATGATTACTACTTTGCTATATGATGTTTGAATGTTTATTGAGATTGGAGCATTTGTAGAAGCGTGATGATTGCTACTTAGCTATATGATGTTTAATTGTTTATCAAGATTGGGGACGGATTATGTTGAATAACAATTTTTTAAGAATCTAGTTGCCTTATATTTTGTGGATAATAGGCGTAGCTGCAATGTGCGCATCGGTATAAGCTTAGACTAAACTGCAGAACTTATCTTCCTCATAATTTAGTTAGGGATGTTTACAGCATAATAAGGCAACTTCATAGCTACTAGTTGATGGCTAAACCGAGATGTTTTTCATCTTCTAGTTGCATACATGTGGATCATAATAAGGGAGCTTCCAGAGTAGCTTCTACGGAAATTGTTGGGACCTATGTCCTTTGAATTAGCTTAAAAGGACCATCTTCTGGTAGCTTAAAAGGACCTTTGATTGACTTGGATTCAATCTCCTTGACgcaaaatttattaagttaaaaCTTGTGGAGCAACTCATTACACACACAACTAACATTAGTTGTAACCTATAAACACCATTTTGTAAACAATTATGATCCTGAAAGATGAATGGTTTAATTTAAACAGAATATTAACCCTGTTAGGTTAACTGTTCAGCAGTTCTCCTAAAATCGTAAGGTTTAGGAGGAGGACTTACTAGGATCATTTATTGTATTCTAAAACTTCCCTTTCTCGAATTTCCAAATTTTGGGTCGTAGAGTGGATTGCGGGTGCCCATAGTTGGGGCAATAATTTGTATTTGTGTCCACTGTCCATAGTAAGTTATGAGAATATTGGGGGTGGCCGAGAATTGAACTTGAGACATTTGCCAACTGGAGGTCTTATACCCCTGTTGACTTATCAATTCTCATAAAATAGTAATATGTAGAAGGAGGACCTACTAGGAGCTTCTGTTATATTCAAACATTGCCTCCCCTCTCTACTTCTTTAGTGTATTTCTTGTATAGAACCGAAGTTGATTCCTTATATATAGGGCTTAGATTGTCTAGTATTACCCTTCTGGCAGACAAAGAATCTAATGGGGTTTCCTTGCTCTATATTGTACAAGTTCAATGAGTGCTATCTTCCAGGTATACTACATACTATACTACATACTACAGTAGATGCCAAATATTTTCTTCTCCCGTGCATTTGGCAACATTTGTTTGTTGGAAGGACAAATTACATGTTTCAAATGAAAAAAGTACTATGTAGTGGTAGCAGTGATTTTTTTTCATGCCATATTGAATATTGCACCATGATTATATTTGTACTAAATTTTCTTTTTTAAGTGTGACTAAAAAGAGGATATGCGCTTAGAAGTTTATCAAATTCATTATTATTGATTATTTAGGCATTTACGGTTCATAAACGTAAGTATGCAAGTTTAAAGAAAACTTGGGCAGTGTGTTTGATCACAAAATCAGGTTGATTTGACAGAGGGGAGATATTTGATATCGGCCGGGTCTGATGCATCAGTTGCTGTTTATGATGTTCAGCGTGCAACAGAATGTGTGGCAAGTGGTTTGGTTGCAAAACATAAGAACATTCTTTTAGTTGATAAGCAGCACGAACACGGGCACAAATATGCTGTATCCTCGGCCATATGGTATCCTGTTGACACTGGTCTTTTTGTCACAGGTTCATATGATCATTTCGTTAATGTTTGGGACACAAATACCACACAGGTAGGTTTCTCCATTCCCTTAAAAATGTTGAAGAAATTTTGTATACTGTATGAACCATTTTGACAAAAGTTAATTTTAACTTCTGCTGTTTTAGGTGGTTATGAATTTCAAAATGCCAGGTAAGGTATATAAAACTGCCATGTCTACGTTGTCTACGTCACACATGCTTATTGCTGCTGGAACAGAAGATGTTCAAGTTCGCCTTTGTGATATTGCTTCGGGGGCCTTTTCTCATACATTGTCTGGTCATCGAGGTACATTACCTTTAGCTTGAGGGTTTTTTATCCTACCATTCTATCATATTATGGTCGGCAAAATCCTTGAGGATATTGGTCGTCAGTCCCTGGGATATGTTGTATACACCATGTTTCTTTGCAAGGATCATAATCCTTGAATTATATGTTTAATTTGCATAATGTAATTATCTTTAATCCTCTAAAGAAATCCCAGAACTATTTATGATCATTTATAGTTCATTTTGTTTAATACCACCCCTGTTCCTAGGTTAATCTCATGGGAATGTAGTAAAAAGTGAGTGCAATTTAGTCAGCTTGATAACATACAGGATAGAAATAGTTCGGGAAATTTCAATTTTTTGAAACATAGCCATTGTAAACTTTATCTGGCATCGACGAAGTAGTTTCCTCGAGGGATCAATAATATTTTACTTTTACCTCGGGTTTGTAATGTCTCGGACTACCTGTGCACTTCTTTCTAGCTGTACAGTATATTATTGAGAACCACGAGTTATATATGTGACATGCTTTACAATTATTATGTTGTCATCATCTGATTATTCACTTGGAATGTTACTATATATGAATCGTAGGTACTATATGCTCTTTACAGGGTAATCTAGTGACAGTGGATTCTAAATTTGTTAGCTGtaacaaagagatacaagaagtatagtttacacatataaaattataatttacaaATTTTTTGATGATATAGATGGAGTAATGGCAGTGGAGTGGTCTACTTCTAGTGAGTGGGTTCTTCTAACAGGGGGTTGTGATGGTGCTATACGATTTTGGGACATCAGAAGGGCTGGATGTTTTTCTGTTCTAAATCAGTCTAACACTCAACTCGGAAGAAGGTCACCTCTTCTAAAACGAGTCATCAGTAACAAGGTCCCTCTTCCATTCTATCTATGTTGACGTAGTCTGCTATCGTTTCTATAGCGTTGATTGTTGATCTTGTTTTTTTTCCTCACTTTAATCTTTGACTTTACTTTGCCGAGATCCTTTCTCCTCTTGATGTAAAAGTTATTCACTTTGAGAAGTATACGAGGAATTCTGTACTGTAAATTGTGTTGTGAAGCCTTTAGCGTCCAAATTATCTTCTCCTTTAGTTTCCCCCGAACCGTCCTCAACCTTTGTTCGACATCAAGTGCAAGAAAAATTGTCCATTTGCCatacaaaataaattttaaatgtCTTCTGTTTTGAAAAATACTAAATCCAGTGAGGTTGCACAGAGCTGCATACAAGTGGGTTTGTGATGAATGGTGATATGGGTATAGTGAGATTGAGAGTAGGGAATAAATGCTTAAAACCCTGATTACCGGTGCAAAATCTAGAATCTCTGACTTCTGTTTATAATGATGGTAGGTTATTGAGATACCGAACTTGTTAAAGTTTAGTTTTAAGAGGTAGAATAAATAGTAGGTGTTTGGATAACCGCCTGATAATGTGTTAAAGTGACTGCTTTACCCAAGGTTTAATCATTCAGAAGTAGGAGATTGAAGTTTACAGAAAAAATTCTTGTTAACAAGGAATAAGTGTATGAACAAGTTCTTCGATTATATTAATTTCCAAGAAATATTATCTTGCAGCAGCTTGTATATGATATATGTATACATCTAGGAATCTATATGTATGATCATTAACTTTAATTTTTTGAGGCTGATATGTTATTGAAACCACAAGGTCGAAAGGAAATTTCTGAAAGTTTGCGGGTAATTTGTGCTTTGGTCTGTGAGAAAGCACATGCCTCCATAAACTCCGCTGCCCTCAGACCTGGCACAACATTATGTCATGTCATGTCTTCTTTCTTTTGTAAACCAGAAATAAATAAGATGATGCAAACAAAAGGGAATAGGTTGCTTAGCAAAAACGAAGAAAAAGGGAATAAGTTGAGGAGTTATATTCTTATATAGACTATGTTAAACATTGTTTTGATGATGGATTACTCGCTCAGTTGTTGTAACAATTACTTTTTTTTTTCTATTAAGCAGGCATCAACATCCAAATCCTCTTCGGTAGGTACATCTTCAAAATCCAGGACGGCGCAAAAGAAACCTGTTAATGGAAATGGTTCAAAGAATAGTTCTGTAACAAAAAAGAATTTCAGTCAAGAGAAGGCATCTGCAGGAAAAAGGCTTCATCCAGGATTAATCTCTATCCAGGATCGTTCTACTGCTCATTATGGCGCTGTAATTGGATTAAAGATGACTTCAGATGGACTTTATCTGCTCAGTGCAGGTTAAGTGTATCTACTTTACAGTAAACCAGTATTATCTTCTATTTTGTGTGTTAGAGCAACTCAAACTCAACACTATAACACTATAATAGTGGAAGTTTTAGTGTAAAACCAACTCCAATCTAACACTATAATAGTGTAAAAATTACACCAATGAATACTGAATAGTGTGACACCAAATTTGGTTTCAAAATTACAC is a genomic window containing:
- the LOC141711404 gene encoding WD repeat-containing protein ATCSA-1; protein product: MWKQVRERETGFINPKLFANRVKSNRNLSLQLSNCKEIVSAHRGAINSLQVDLTEGRYLISAGSDASVAVYDVQRATECVASGLVAKHKNILLVDKQHEHGHKYAVSSAIWYPVDTGLFVTGSYDHFVNVWDTNTTQVVMNFKMPGKVYKTAMSTLSTSHMLIAAGTEDVQVRLCDIASGAFSHTLSGHRDGVMAVEWSTSSEWVLLTGGCDGAIRFWDIRRAGCFSVLNQSNTQLGRRSPLLKRVISNKASTSKSSSVGTSSKSRTAQKKPVNGNGSKNSSVTKKNFSQEKASAGKRLHPGLISIQDRSTAHYGAVIGLKMTSDGLYLLSAGSDSRLRLWDVESRCNTLVNFDIVRLQTSKAMQLAVSPDSDLVFVPCMSTVKAFSMWSGQTMLSFRSHYDNVNSCWYNEKDQELYTGGSDRQILVWSPYKSNFEHEDEWNGKQQGVALDEDNWSD